One window of Paenibacillus sp. FSL K6-3182 genomic DNA carries:
- a CDS encoding Glu/Leu/Phe/Val dehydrogenase, which yields MTVSIVEETLNPYQIAQQQIDTAAAHLQLPKHVTDILKQPKRVLSVNFPVRMDDGSIRVFEGYRSQHNDAIGPTKGGIRFHPDVTLDEVKALSMWMSFKCGVVGLPYGGGKGGVICDPHLLSKGELERVSRAFMEAIADFVGPDKDIPAPDVYTTPQIMGWMMDTYSRLKGVNSPGVITGKPLILGGSQGRNEATAQGCVYTILAALQDKNIPIENATAAIQGYGNAGRIAARLLSEAGIKVVAVSDSRGGIYDPNGLDIEQISILKDTTSIREYGEKYYISNEDLLELDVDVLVPAALENVITAKNADRIKAKIVAEAANGPTTPEADRVLWSHGITVIPDVLANAGGVTVSYFEWVQNLANYYWSEAEVLEKLETNMILSYVAVRDLAKEHDTDLRTAAYMISIKRIAAAMEARGWI from the coding sequence ATGACAGTGAGTATAGTAGAAGAAACGTTAAATCCGTACCAAATCGCACAACAGCAAATCGATACTGCAGCGGCCCATCTACAATTGCCTAAGCATGTTACAGACATCTTGAAGCAGCCGAAGCGCGTGCTGTCGGTTAACTTCCCAGTTCGTATGGATGATGGCTCAATTCGAGTGTTCGAAGGTTACCGTTCCCAACATAATGACGCGATTGGACCGACTAAGGGCGGCATTCGCTTTCACCCCGATGTAACGCTAGATGAAGTAAAAGCACTTTCCATGTGGATGAGCTTTAAATGCGGCGTTGTTGGCCTTCCATACGGCGGCGGCAAGGGCGGAGTTATTTGTGATCCACATCTTCTTAGCAAAGGCGAGCTAGAGCGTGTTAGCCGTGCTTTCATGGAAGCTATCGCTGATTTTGTAGGTCCTGACAAAGATATCCCTGCACCGGACGTATACACGACTCCACAAATCATGGGTTGGATGATGGATACGTACAGCAGACTAAAAGGCGTTAACTCACCTGGCGTTATTACAGGTAAACCGCTTATTCTAGGCGGATCCCAAGGCCGTAATGAAGCAACAGCACAAGGCTGTGTGTACACAATCTTGGCAGCACTTCAAGATAAGAATATTCCTATTGAAAATGCTACTGCAGCGATTCAAGGTTACGGCAACGCTGGTCGCATTGCTGCTCGTTTGCTTAGCGAAGCAGGCATTAAAGTTGTAGCAGTTAGCGACTCCAGAGGCGGAATTTACGATCCGAATGGATTGGATATCGAACAGATCTCCATACTAAAGGATACGACTTCCATCCGTGAGTATGGCGAGAAGTACTATATTTCTAATGAAGATTTGCTTGAGCTTGATGTTGATGTTTTGGTGCCAGCTGCTCTAGAAAACGTAATTACAGCTAAAAATGCAGATCGCATTAAAGCAAAAATCGTTGCAGAAGCTGCAAACGGACCAACAACACCAGAAGCGGATCGCGTACTTTGGAGCCACGGCATCACAGTTATTCCGGACGTACTTGCAAATGCAGGCGGCGTTACGGTTTCGTACTTCGAGTGGGTACAAAACTTGGCTAACTACTACTGGAGCGAAGCAGAGGTTCTTGAGAAGCTTGAGACGAATATGATTCTTTCTTACGTAGCTGTTCGTGATCTTGCTAAGGAACATGACACTGACCTTCGTACAGCTGCTTATATGATTTCGATCAAACGGATCGCAGCAGCAATGGAAGCTAGAGGCTGGATCTAA
- a CDS encoding diaminopimelate dehydrogenase, whose amino-acid sequence MTEQIRIGIVGYGNLGRGVELAIRQSADMRLDAIFTRRDPASIPSETKAYKIEDAERFVDDIDVMILCGGSATDLPEQVPAFARLFHTVDSFDTHARIPEFFDQVDAVAKTSNKVSVISTGWDPGLFSLNRLLAEAILPEGKEYTFWGKGVSQGHSDAIRRVKGVKNGVQYTIPSEEAVARVRNGENPELTTREKHVRDCYIVAEEGADQDAIAEEIRTMPNYFSDYNTTVHFIDEATLKAEHSTMPHGGMVLRSGKTGENSTQIIEFGLKLDSNPEFTASVLVAYARAAYKFAREGQSGAKTVFDIPYGYLSPKSAAELRKELL is encoded by the coding sequence ATGACAGAACAGATTCGCATCGGTATTGTTGGTTACGGCAATCTTGGACGCGGCGTAGAGCTTGCAATTAGACAAAGTGCGGATATGAGATTGGATGCGATATTTACTCGCAGAGACCCAGCATCTATTCCGTCTGAAACAAAAGCATATAAAATTGAAGATGCTGAGCGCTTTGTCGATGATATCGACGTTATGATTCTTTGCGGCGGTTCAGCAACGGATTTGCCAGAGCAGGTTCCTGCTTTTGCCCGCTTGTTCCATACGGTTGACAGCTTCGATACGCATGCGCGTATTCCTGAATTTTTTGATCAGGTAGATGCAGTTGCCAAAACGAGCAATAAAGTAAGTGTAATATCCACAGGCTGGGACCCAGGCTTGTTCTCATTGAATCGTTTGCTTGCTGAGGCAATATTGCCAGAAGGCAAGGAATATACATTCTGGGGCAAAGGTGTAAGCCAAGGCCATTCAGATGCCATTCGCCGCGTGAAAGGTGTGAAGAACGGCGTTCAATACACCATTCCTAGTGAAGAGGCGGTAGCGCGAGTTCGTAACGGTGAAAATCCAGAGCTTACAACGCGTGAGAAGCACGTCCGCGACTGCTACATCGTAGCAGAAGAGGGTGCTGATCAAGACGCAATTGCTGAGGAAATCCGTACGATGCCGAACTATTTCTCTGATTATAATACGACTGTTCATTTCATTGATGAAGCAACATTGAAAGCCGAACATTCCACAATGCCTCACGGTGGTATGGTGCTTCGCAGTGGCAAAACAGGCGAGAACAGCACTCAAATTATCGAGTTCGGTTTGAAGCTTGACAGCAACCCTGAATTCACGGCTAGCGTGCTTGTTGCTTATGCTAGAGCAGCTTATAAATTTGCTCGTGAAGGACAGTCTGGAGCCAAAACCGTATTCGACATTCCATACGGCTACCTTTCACCAAAATCCGCAGCAGAACTGCGTAAAGAGCTTCTATAG
- a CDS encoding CpsB/CapC family capsule biosynthesis tyrosine phosphatase: MIDIHTHILPGLDDGAASFDDTLNMARAAVSEGITTIIATPHHANGTYTNTAIDVAKHTLSINDQLIAAGVPIAIHTGQEIRVHDDLLDAWYRKELLPLAGSSYVLIEMPSSRIPKAMIELVHELNVLKLKPIIAHPERNAEVVKHPDRLAELIEAGAFAQVTTHSLLGGFGKRIEQSAWSLLKAGHIHFVSSDAHHIERRGFRLGEAYASIERRMGEQWVTYLQSNAQSVLDDKPIHNQPITIVSSDGVLRRFISYFYKK, translated from the coding sequence ATGATAGACATCCATACGCATATTTTACCTGGATTGGATGATGGTGCGGCAAGTTTCGATGATACTCTGAATATGGCCCGGGCAGCTGTTTCAGAGGGAATTACAACAATCATCGCCACTCCGCACCATGCCAATGGAACCTATACCAATACAGCAATCGACGTAGCTAAGCACACTCTCTCTATTAACGATCAGTTAATAGCTGCGGGTGTGCCTATTGCTATACATACAGGTCAAGAAATTCGCGTTCATGATGATCTGCTCGATGCTTGGTATAGAAAAGAATTGCTTCCCTTAGCCGGCTCTAGTTATGTATTGATTGAGATGCCATCCTCCCGTATTCCGAAGGCGATGATTGAGCTCGTGCATGAGCTTAATGTATTGAAGTTGAAACCGATTATCGCTCACCCAGAAAGAAATGCAGAAGTTGTGAAGCACCCCGATCGATTAGCTGAGCTTATTGAAGCAGGCGCATTCGCACAGGTTACGACCCACTCACTGCTTGGGGGATTTGGTAAGCGCATTGAACAGTCCGCATGGTCATTATTGAAGGCGGGCCATATTCATTTTGTATCTTCCGATGCTCATCATATTGAGCGCCGTGGTTTTCGTCTGGGCGAAGCCTACGCGTCCATTGAGAGGCGGATGGGAGAACAGTGGGTTACCTATTTGCAATCCAACGCTCAGTCTGTGTTAGACGACAAACCTATACATAACCAGCCTATTACTATAGTTTCTTCAGACGGGGTTTTGCGTCGTTTTATTTCCTATTTCTACAAAAAATAG
- a CDS encoding S-layer homology domain-containing protein: protein MTLRKKLAVSTIAASVALTAFAGIPLSSKGLAEKLGVNGVVYASSSLADSALVIEAKKLDAALKATNGWANVRALQDALSSLDIHKQGDIVNPIVNKIIVSDEEETELEQLFLDAIDWSYGPTVAGLEELHTKYSTLLQTFADRGKVSDLSIDDIALYFFDIQKELVKQVGAKDFDGLLALLTDKDSVKQLMQSVLNELSTKQYKAQVLLTNFGITKDDVIGVLSRAREAVDKDATFVAAAGSLFKAYQYLNPTTPPITPGGPGGTVTPAIPLPESTDKLLNDLKAALDKATDAEKAAIITKFVADAKAEIAKLAAISAASSVTTVNGQAVLQLDEKSVLSAVAGINTVASKVKELAPASALAKTALQITLGEVAQKDVVLNLSDAVVKAAAAGNVSGATFTIGKFEVTVPVGGSFSSAIGLTIKKSDVSADVVGTLKSVSEVYDFNLTVGGTAKTSFDQPIVISIPLGDTTGLDKELLSVAKIVDGKLVFHGGRVSGNSIIESRDSFSSYVVVENKVSFKDIASVEAWAGREISVVAAKGAIEGKSEGQFAPKDKVTRAEFAKMLIRALDLENGSATEGFADVDSAAWYAPYVAAAAQLKIINGRSDTKFDPNATITRAEMATMIVRALKVSQGASNVADVNAALKDFADAGKINASLKDGVAFAATHKIVVGNAGKFLPNNNATRAEAAVIIYRALNFDN, encoded by the coding sequence GTGACATTAAGAAAAAAATTAGCAGTTTCTACAATTGCGGCAAGCGTAGCCCTTACGGCTTTCGCTGGCATTCCGCTAAGTAGCAAAGGTTTGGCAGAGAAGCTTGGAGTAAATGGGGTTGTTTATGCATCTTCGTCATTGGCGGATTCCGCTCTTGTTATTGAAGCGAAGAAACTAGATGCCGCACTTAAAGCGACAAACGGTTGGGCTAATGTAAGAGCGCTGCAAGATGCACTTAGTTCTTTAGATATTCATAAGCAAGGCGATATCGTAAATCCGATCGTAAATAAAATTATTGTATCGGATGAAGAAGAAACAGAATTGGAACAACTTTTCTTGGATGCAATAGATTGGTCTTACGGTCCAACGGTAGCAGGACTTGAGGAATTGCATACAAAGTATAGCACGCTGCTTCAAACCTTTGCTGATCGTGGAAAGGTGTCCGATCTTTCAATCGATGACATTGCGCTGTACTTCTTCGATATTCAGAAAGAATTGGTTAAGCAAGTAGGTGCCAAGGACTTTGATGGTTTGCTCGCTCTTTTGACTGATAAAGACAGTGTTAAGCAATTAATGCAAAGCGTTCTGAACGAATTGTCGACTAAACAATATAAAGCACAAGTGTTGCTTACAAATTTTGGCATCACTAAAGATGATGTAATTGGCGTGTTGTCACGTGCAAGAGAGGCTGTAGACAAAGATGCTACATTCGTTGCTGCGGCAGGATCTTTGTTCAAAGCTTATCAATATTTGAATCCGACTACACCTCCAATCACTCCTGGTGGTCCAGGCGGCACAGTAACACCAGCTATACCGCTTCCTGAATCAACGGATAAACTGCTTAACGATTTGAAAGCAGCGCTTGATAAAGCAACTGATGCTGAGAAAGCTGCTATTATTACTAAATTTGTTGCTGATGCAAAAGCAGAAATTGCTAAGCTAGCAGCAATCAGCGCAGCTTCAAGTGTTACTACAGTAAATGGACAAGCTGTTCTTCAATTGGATGAGAAGAGTGTATTGTCAGCAGTTGCTGGTATTAACACGGTTGCATCCAAGGTGAAAGAACTAGCACCAGCTTCCGCACTTGCGAAGACTGCTTTGCAAATCACTCTTGGTGAAGTAGCACAAAAGGATGTAGTTCTAAACCTTTCCGATGCAGTGGTTAAAGCTGCGGCAGCTGGAAATGTATCTGGTGCAACATTCACGATCGGCAAATTTGAAGTAACTGTTCCTGTAGGCGGTTCATTCTCTTCTGCAATTGGTCTTACTATTAAGAAGAGCGATGTATCTGCTGACGTTGTAGGCACACTGAAATCAGTGTCTGAAGTTTATGACTTCAACCTAACGGTTGGCGGTACTGCAAAAACTTCATTCGATCAACCGATCGTAATCAGCATTCCACTGGGCGATACAACTGGTCTTGATAAAGAGCTTCTTTCCGTAGCGAAAATCGTTGATGGCAAGCTAGTATTCCACGGTGGACGTGTATCGGGCAACTCTATTATCGAATCTCGTGATTCGTTCTCCTCTTATGTTGTTGTAGAAAACAAAGTTTCGTTCAAAGACATTGCTTCTGTAGAAGCATGGGCTGGCCGCGAAATTAGCGTTGTAGCTGCAAAAGGCGCAATCGAAGGTAAATCAGAAGGTCAATTTGCACCGAAGGACAAAGTAACTCGCGCTGAATTCGCGAAAATGCTTATCCGTGCTCTTGATCTTGAGAATGGCTCAGCTACAGAAGGTTTTGCTGATGTCGATTCAGCTGCTTGGTACGCACCATACGTGGCTGCTGCAGCACAACTCAAAATCATTAACGGCCGTTCAGATACTAAATTTGATCCAAATGCAACGATTACTCGTGCTGAGATGGCAACGATGATCGTTCGCGCATTGAAAGTATCGCAAGGCGCTTCTAACGTAGCTGATGTAAATGCTGCACTAAAAGACTTTGCGGACGCTGGAAAAATTAATGCGTCATTAAAAGATGGCGTTGCATTTGCGGCAACTCACAAAATCGTAGTTGGAAATGCAGGCAAGTTCTTGCCAAATAACAATGCGACTCGTGCAGAGGCAGCAGTAATTATTTACCGTGCACTAAACTTCGACAATTAA